The following are from one region of the Muntiacus reevesi chromosome 3, mMunRee1.1, whole genome shotgun sequence genome:
- the ARRDC1 gene encoding arrestin domain-containing protein 1 isoform X2, producing MGRVQLFEVRLNHGRVVYSPGEPLVGAVRVRLAAPLPFRAIRVTCTGSCRVSNKANDSAWVVEESYFNSALSLADKGSLPAGEHSFPFQFLLPATAPTSFEGPFGKIVHQVRATIDTPRFSKDHQCSRVFYILSPLNLNSIPDIEQPNVASTTKKFSYKLVKTGSVVLTASTDLRGYVVGQVLRLQADIENQSGKDTSPVVASLLQVSLKQPEAVVTLPVFIGNIAVNHVPLSPRPGPGLVVPSAPPQEEAEAVASGPHFFSDPVSLSTKSHSQQQQPPAALGSVPHSAPEPRPQDGSPAPHPLPPPLCISTGATVPYFAEGCGGPVPTSSTLILPPEYSSWGYPYEAPPSYEQSCGGVDPGLTPGS from the exons ATGGGGCGGGTGCAGCTCTTCGAGGTCCGCCTGAACCACGGCCGCGTAGTCTACAGCCCGGGGGAGCCGCTGGTGGGGGCTGTGCGCGTGCGCCTGGCGGCGCCGCTGCCCTTCCGAG CCATCCGTGTGACCTGCACGGGGTCCTGCAGGGTCTCCAACAAGGCCAACGACTCGGCCTGGGTGGTGGAGGAGAGCTACTTCAACAGCGCTCTGTCTCTGGCCGACAAGG GGAGCCTGCCTGCTGGAGAGCACAGCTTCCCCTTCCAGTTCCTGCTTCCTG CCACGGCTCCCACGTCCTTTGAGGGCCCTTTTGGGAAGATTGTACACCAGGTTCGGGCCACCATCGACACACCACGTTTTTCCAAGGATCACCAGTGCAGCCGTGTGTTCTACATCTTGAGCCCCCTGAACCTGAACAGCATCCCAGACATCGAG CAACCCAATGTGGCCTCCACCACCAAGAAGTTCTCCTACAAGCTGGTGAAGACGGGCAGCGTGGTCCTCACAGCCAGCACTGACCTCCGAGGCTACGTGGTAGGGCAGGTGTTGCGGCTGCAGGCGGACATTGAGAACCAGTCAGGCAAGGACACCAGCCCGGTGGTGGCCAGTCTGCTGCAG GTCTCCCTGAAACAACCGGAAGCTGTTGTGACGCTCCCGGTCTTCATCGGCAACATTGCTGTGAACCACGTCCCACTGAGCCCCCGGCCAGGCCCCGGCCTGGTGGTGCCCTCAGCGCCGccccaggaggaggcagaggctgtGGCCAGCGGCCCTCACTTCTTCTCCGatcctgtctctctctccaccAAGAGCCActcccagcagcagcagccgcctgCAGCCCTTGGCTCTGTGCCCCACAGTGCCCCAGAACCCCGTCCTCAGGATGGCAGCCCCGCCCCacaccctctgccccctcccttgTGCATCTCCACAGGTGCCACCGTGCCCTACTTTGCAGAGGGTTGTGGAGGGCCGGTGCCCACCTCCAGCACCCTGATCCTCCCCCCGGAGTACAGCTCGTGGGGCTACCCCTATG AGGCCCCGCCGTCCTACGAGCAGAGCTGTGGTGGTGTGGACCCTGGCTTGACCCCAGGGAGCTGA
- the ARRDC1 gene encoding arrestin domain-containing protein 1 isoform X1 → MGRVQLFEVRLNHGRVVYSPGEPLVGAVRVRLAAPLPFRAIRVTCTGSCRVSNKANDSAWVVEESYFNSALSLADKGSLPAGEHSFPFQFLLPATAPTSFEGPFGKIVHQVRATIDTPRFSKDHQCSRVFYILSPLNLNSIPDIEQPNVASTTKKFSYKLVKTGSVVLTASTDLRGYVVGQVLRLQADIENQSGKDTSPVVASLLQKVSYKAKRWIYDVRTIAEVEGAGVKAWRRAQWQEQVLVPALPQSALPGCSLIHVDYYLQVSLKQPEAVVTLPVFIGNIAVNHVPLSPRPGPGLVVPSAPPQEEAEAVASGPHFFSDPVSLSTKSHSQQQQPPAALGSVPHSAPEPRPQDGSPAPHPLPPPLCISTGATVPYFAEGCGGPVPTSSTLILPPEYSSWGYPYEAPPSYEQSCGGVDPGLTPGS, encoded by the exons ATGGGGCGGGTGCAGCTCTTCGAGGTCCGCCTGAACCACGGCCGCGTAGTCTACAGCCCGGGGGAGCCGCTGGTGGGGGCTGTGCGCGTGCGCCTGGCGGCGCCGCTGCCCTTCCGAG CCATCCGTGTGACCTGCACGGGGTCCTGCAGGGTCTCCAACAAGGCCAACGACTCGGCCTGGGTGGTGGAGGAGAGCTACTTCAACAGCGCTCTGTCTCTGGCCGACAAGG GGAGCCTGCCTGCTGGAGAGCACAGCTTCCCCTTCCAGTTCCTGCTTCCTG CCACGGCTCCCACGTCCTTTGAGGGCCCTTTTGGGAAGATTGTACACCAGGTTCGGGCCACCATCGACACACCACGTTTTTCCAAGGATCACCAGTGCAGCCGTGTGTTCTACATCTTGAGCCCCCTGAACCTGAACAGCATCCCAGACATCGAG CAACCCAATGTGGCCTCCACCACCAAGAAGTTCTCCTACAAGCTGGTGAAGACGGGCAGCGTGGTCCTCACAGCCAGCACTGACCTCCGAGGCTACGTGGTAGGGCAGGTGTTGCGGCTGCAGGCGGACATTGAGAACCAGTCAGGCAAGGACACCAGCCCGGTGGTGGCCAGTCTGCTGCAG AAAGTGTCCTACAAGGCCAAGCGCTGGATTTACGACGTGCGGACCATCGCCGAGGTGGAGGGGGCCGGCGTCAAGGCCTGGCGGCGGGCTCAGTGGCAGGAGCAGGTCCTGGTGCCCGCCCTGCCCCAGTCCGCCCTGCCGGGCTGCAGCCTCATCCATGTGGACTACTATCTGCAG GTCTCCCTGAAACAACCGGAAGCTGTTGTGACGCTCCCGGTCTTCATCGGCAACATTGCTGTGAACCACGTCCCACTGAGCCCCCGGCCAGGCCCCGGCCTGGTGGTGCCCTCAGCGCCGccccaggaggaggcagaggctgtGGCCAGCGGCCCTCACTTCTTCTCCGatcctgtctctctctccaccAAGAGCCActcccagcagcagcagccgcctgCAGCCCTTGGCTCTGTGCCCCACAGTGCCCCAGAACCCCGTCCTCAGGATGGCAGCCCCGCCCCacaccctctgccccctcccttgTGCATCTCCACAGGTGCCACCGTGCCCTACTTTGCAGAGGGTTGTGGAGGGCCGGTGCCCACCTCCAGCACCCTGATCCTCCCCCCGGAGTACAGCTCGTGGGGCTACCCCTATG AGGCCCCGCCGTCCTACGAGCAGAGCTGTGGTGGTGTGGACCCTGGCTTGACCCCAGGGAGCTGA